The Candidatus Rokuibacteriota bacterium genome segment GAACGCCGCCGGGAACCGGGTGGGTGTGTGGGCGCGGGTGCGCGTGGGCCCATTCGCCAATCGCCCGGAGGCCGTGTCGAAGCTCCAGGACCTCTCGGCGCGCGGGCAGGCGGGGTTCATCGCCGAGGCCCGCGACTGACTTCGCTCGCTTCACTGTCTCCGTTCGCGCCCGGCTTCCACGCGTAAGCTCGCCCCTCTGACGTCGCCGAAAGCGCCCCCGCTCGCCGGCGCGATCTTCGCCGGCTCCGCCCCGCATCGGTTGCCGATCAAGCCGGTTGTCTTTATCATGGAGCGCTCTGGAGCAGATGCGACGGCCGCTGGGGCAGCCGCCGCCCACCGCTTTCCGACCACCCCTTACCGACCACCCCTTACCGGAGGAGGCAGCATGGGAGCGCGCGCCGAGCAGCTGGCCAAGAAGTTCGACGAATCGTGTGCCGAGTTCAACAAGGTCGTCGAGGGCCTGAGTGATGCGGACTGGAAGAAGGAGACGTCGGCGGAGAAGTGGCCGGTCGGAGTCGTGGCCCATCACCTGGCCGAGGGGCACGCGAACGTTGGCGGCCTCGTCCACCTGGTGGCCAAGGCGCAGCCCTTGCCGGGCCTGACGTGGGAGATGATTCACGCGAACAACGCCAAGCACGCGAAGGAGCAGGCCGGCGTCACCAAGGCGGCCGCGCTCGCGCTCTTGAAGGCGAACGGGGAGAAGACCAGCGCCCTCGTCCGCGGGTTGAGCGACGCCGAGCTCGACCGCAGCGCGAGCGTGCTCGCCGGCATGCCGGCCATGACGGCCGCGCAGGCGATCGAGGGGATCCTGATCAACCACGTGCACGAACACCTGGGCAGCATCCGGGCCACCATCGGCGCGAAGTAGCGCCAGCGCGCGCCATGAGGGTGTGCATCGTCGGCGCCGGGGCGATCGGCTCCTTCCTCGGCGCGCATCTCTCGCGTAGCGGCTCCGAGGTCGCCGCGCTCGCGCGGGGGGCCACCGCGGCGGCGCTCCGGGCTCATGGGTTCCGGCTGGAGCAGGCCGGAGCCCTCGTGACTGCGCCGGTTCGCGTCGTTGAAGACACCGCCGGGCTCGGCGAGCAGGACCTGGTTGTGCTCGCCGTCAAGGGGGCCGTCGCTGACCCAGGTCGCGGAGAAGATCCTGCCTTTGCTCGGCGGCGAGACCATGGTGCTGACCGCGGCTGCGTGGTCCATGCGACCTGCTCCGTGGTGGAGCCGGGCCGGGTCCGCCACGGGTTCGGCAACGAGCTGATTGTTGGCGAGCTGGGCGGGGGGGAGCCCGCCGGGGGCGAGCGCGGCGCGCCGCTCTCGGCCCGGGTCACGGCGCTCGCTTCGCTCCTGCGATCGGCCGGGTTCAAGGCGACTGTTTCCGCGCGCATCCAGGCCGACATCTGGTACAAGCTGTGGTGGAACATGACGATGAACCCTCTCTCGGCGCTGACCGGGGCGACGTGCGATCGCATGCTGGACGACCCGCTGCTCAACCACTACAGCGTCTCCATCATGGCGGAGGCGGCGGCGATCGGCGAGCGGCTCGGCTGCCCGATCAGCCAGAGCGGCGAGGACCGCAACGCCGTCACGCGCAAGCTCGGCGCCTTCAAGACGTCCATGCTGCAGGACGCCCTAGCGGGCAGACCCCTCGAGATCGACGCGCTCGTGACCGCCGTGACCGAGATCGGCGGCATGGTCGGCGTGCCGACACCTCACACCGACGCCCTGCTGGGTCTGATCCGCGTCTATTTGGAGGCTCACCTTGGCTGATTCGCGTTCGCCGTTCCGTGCCGATCACGTCGGCAGCCTGCTGCGTCCGCCCGCGCTCAAGGCGCTTCGCCTCGAGAGGGAGTCGGGCAAGGTGAGCGCGGCCGAGCTGAGCAAAGCCGAGGACGCGGCGATCCGGGACGGCGTGAAGCTTCAGCAGGACGTCGGCCTCCAGGGGATCACCGACGGCGAGATGCGCCGGAAGTCCTGGCACATGGACTTCCTGCTCCAGCTGAGCGGTCTCTCCAGCGAAGGCGAGCTGCTGCCCGTCACGTTCCACGGGCGCGAGGGCGACCGCTTCTTCACGCGCCCCGACCTCCGGATCGCCAGCCGGGTGACGCGGCCCACGCCGATCTTCGTCGAGGCCTTCAAGTTCCTGAAGTCGGCGACCACGCGCACGCCCAAGCTGACTATCCCGTCGCCCTGCATGCTCTACACCCAGGTCGGGCGCGCCAATATCGATCCGGCGGTCTATCCTGACCTCGACGTGTTCGTCGAGGACCTGGCCGCCGCCTATCGCGCGGAGATCGCCGACCTCTACGCGGCCGGCTGCCGCTATCTGCAGCTCGACGACGTCAGCCTCGCCTACCTGTGCGACGACGAGATGCGCGCGCGGGGACGGGCGCAGGGCGAGGACCCCGACGCGCAGCTCGCGCTGTCGGTCGAGCTCATCCGGGCCACGCTGCGCGACCGGCCCAAGGACCTGACCGTCTGCACGCATCTTTGCCGGGGCAATTTCCGCTCCGCGTGGCGCGCCCAGGGGGGCTACGCCGGGATCGCCGAGACCATCTTCAACCAGCTGCCCTACGACGGGTTCTTTCTCGAGTTCGACGACGCGCGCTCGGGGGATTTCTCGCCGCTCCGCCACGTGCCCAAGCACGTGCGGGTGGTCCTGGGCCTCGTGACGTCGAAGGTGGGCGCCCTCGAGAAGAAGGACGACCTCAAGCGGCGTCTCGACGAGGCGTCCAAGTACATCGCGCTCGAGCAGCTCTGCGTCAGTCCCCAGTGCGGCTTCTCCTCGACCGTCGAGGGCAATGACGTGGCGGTCGAGGACGAGCGGGCGAAGCTCTCGCTCTGCGTCGAGCTGGCGCGCGAGGTGTGGGGCAGCCTATGACTGGCCCGCGGGACCACTCGAAGACCGTCGGCGGTCTCACCTTTCACTACGTCACGTGGGGGCCGGAGTCGGCGCCCCCGCTCGTGCTCCTCCACGGCCTGACCAGCCACGCCCGCAGCTGGGATGCGCTCGGGCGCGAGCTCTCCGCGAATCGGCGCGTCATCGCCCTCGACCAGCGCGGCCACGGCGACAGTGACCGCGCGCCGGACGGCGACTACCGCGTCGCGACCATGGCTGGCGACGTCGCGGGGTTGGTGGACGCGATCGGGCTCGAGCGCTTCGAGCTGCTGGGGCTCTCGATGGGCGGCCGGGTCGGCATCGCGTACGCGGGCGGGCACGCCGCGCGGATCGAGCGGCTCTGCATCGTGGACATCGGGCCCGAGATACACCTGCCGGGGATGGAGCGCATCCGGCAGATGATGGCGGCGTCGCCGGAGCGGATCGGGTCGGAAGAGGAGGCCATCGAGTACGTGCGCCGGGCCAACCCGCGCGCGCCCGAGGCGGGACTGCGCGAGCGCGTGCGCCACGGGATGCGGCTTCACCCCGACGGCGGGCTCGAGTGGAAGTACGACAAGGCGCTCCGCGACATGATGCGGCAGGGCGGCCGGCGGGAGACGCTCGACCTCTGGGAGCCGCTCCGCCGGATCACCGCCCCGACACTGCTCGTGCGCGGGGCCGACAGCGACGTCCTCTCCGCCGACGTCGCCAAGCGGATGCTCGATGCCCTGCCGGACGGCCGGCTCGTGGAGATTCCGGGCGCCGGTCACCCGGTGCCGCTCGACCAGCCCGAGGCCTTCGCGTGCGCCATCCGCGCCTTCCTCGAAGTCTAGCGCCGGCCGCGCGGCCTGCTGTGCACGACGGAAGCCCTTCCTGCACGACGGAAGCCCTTCCTGATCGATGAGGAGGATATCTTCGAGATGACGTCATCCAATAGGGTCGCGATCGTTACGGGCGCCGGCACCGGCATCGGCAAGCACTCCGCGCTGGCGCTCCTCAAGGAAGGCTATGCCGTCACCTTGGCGGGACGCCGCAAGGATCTGCTGGAGGCGACGGCCGCGGAGGGGAAGTCGACCGGCTCGCGGGCGCTCGTCGTGCCGACCGACGTCAGCGATCCCGCGTCGGTTCGAGCGCTGTTCGCCAGGACGAAGGAGGCCTTCGGCCGGCTCGATCTGCTGTTCAACAACGCAGGCATCGGCGCGCCGCCCGTGCCGCTCGAAGACCTGCCGTACGAGCAATGGAAGGCGGTGGTCGATATCAACCTGACCGGCGCCTTTCTGTGCACGCAGGAGGCCTTCAAGATGATGAAGAGCCAGCAGCCCCGCGGCGGGCGCATCATCAACAACGGCTCCATCTCGGCGCACGCCCCGCGGCCGAACTCGGCCGCGTATACGTCGACGAAGCACGCGATGACGGGCCTGACCAAGTCGACCTCGCTCGACGGGCGAAAGTACGACATCGCGTGCGGCCAGATCGACATCGGCAATGCCGCGACGGAGATGACGGCGAGAATGAGCAAGGGCGTGGCGCAGGCCAACGGGTCCATCGAGGTCGAGCCGACGATGGACGTCCAGAACGTGGCGCGGTCGGTCGTGTACATGGCCAGCCTCCCGCTGGATGCCAACATTCAGTTCCTGACCGTCATGGCGACGAAGATGCCCTTCGTCGGCCGCGGGTAGTCCTGTGCTACAGTACCCTGCGCTGCGCCAGGTGTGAGTGCTCCGAACCCATCGACAGGAGGCGGTTCCCATGGCCGATCCGGCTCTCGACATCCCGTCGCTGCGGGACAAGGTCTCGCCCGAAGAGTGGGCGGTGCGGGTGGATCTCGCCGCCTGCTACCGGCTCGTGGCGCGCTACGGCTGGGAGGACCTGGTGTTCACGCACATCACGGCCCGGGTGCCGGCCACGCAGGACCAGTTCCTGATCAATCCGTACGGCGTCTTCTTCGACGAGATGACGGCCTCGAGCCTGGTCAAAATCGATCAGCAGGGGCAGAAGCTCCAGGACTCGCCGTTTTCGGTCAACCCCGCGGGCTTCGTCATCCACAGCGCTATCCACGCCGCCCGGCACGATGCCAAGTTCGTCCTGCACACGCATACGCTCAACGGCGTTGCCGTCTCGACGCAGCGGGCGGGACTGCTCCCCATCTCGCAGCACTCGATCTCGGTGCTGGCGAGCCTGGGCTACCACGACTTCGAGGGCCCGGCGCTGCGTGACGACGAGAAGCCGCGCCTCGTGGCGGACCTCGGCGACAAGACCTCGCTCATCCTGAGAAACCATGGGCTGCTGACCGTGGGCGAGACGGCCGCCGAGGCGTTCGTCTCGATGTACTACCTCGAGACGTCCTGCGCGATCCAGGTGCGCGCGCAATCGGGCGGTGGCGAGCTGATCCCGGTGCCGAAGGAGATCATCGAGAGCGCCTACGGGCAGGTCATGGCGGGCGCGAGACCGGGGCAGGGAAGGGGCGCCCTCGTGTGGCCGGGCTTGCTCCGGCGCCTCGATCGCCTTGATCCCTCGTACCGGACCTGAGAGGCCGCGCCGCTGGGGACCGCGCCGGGCTTCGGCCCACTCACGCCGGGAACGAGATGAACGAGCGCGAAATTCGCGAGAGGATCCGGGAGTTGATGGTGGCGGGCGCGCTCCCGCCGACCTTGGCCGATAGCTCACTCGTGAGCGAGAGCGGGCGGGGCGTGCCGGCGCAGGTCCACGTCGGCACGGTCGATCTGGAGTCGTGCGCCATCTGCGGGCAGCCGGGACCTCAGCTGTCGTACTACTACCCCGGCGGCCAGATCCTGCGTTTCCATGCGTACTGCGACCTGCTCTGGCAGGAGGAGCGAGCCCGATGACCAGCCACACGATCGGCGTCCTGCACCCGGGAGAGATGGGCGTCACGGTAGGAGCCTCGGCGCGCGCCGGAGGTTCCCGCGTGCTGTGGGCCTCCGAGGGGCGGAGCGCGCAGACCCGGGAGCGCGCCGCCGCGGCCGGGCTCGATGACGCTAAGACGCTCGCGTCGCTCTGCGCCGCCTGCGGCGTGATTCTCTCGGTCTGCCCGCCGCATTCGGCCCTCGATCTTGCGCGCGTGGTGGCGGCCCAGGGCTTCTCCGGCGTCTACGTAGACGGGAACGCCGTCTCCCCGGGGACAGCGCGGGACATCGGCCGGATCATCGAGCGCGGCGGCGCCACCTTCGTGGACGGCGGCATCATCGATCCTCCCGCTCGGGCGCGCGGTACCACGCGCCTGTATCTCTCGGGTGAGCAGGCCGGGCGGATCGCCCGCCTGTTCGCGCAGGGGCCGCTCGAGGCCATCGCGCTGCACGGCGGACCCGGCGCGGCCTCCGCGCTCAAGATGGCCTATGCCGCGTACACGAAGGGCACGGCGGCGCTCCTCGTGAGCATCCGGGCGCTGGCGATCCGGGCCGGCGTCGACCAAGCGCTGTTGGACGAGTGGGCGCGGAGCCAGCCGGAGCTGGGAGCCCGCTCCGAGCGCGCCGCCGGCGAGACCGCGCGGAAGGCATGGCGATTCACGGGTGAGATGGCGGAGATCGCGGCGACGTTCGATGACGCCGGGCTTCCCGACGGCTTCTTTCGGGCCGCCGCGGAGATCTACGAATCTCTCGCCGGCTACAAGGACGCGCCCTCAAGGCCCTCGGTGGCGGAGGTCGCGAAGGCGCTGGCGGGACGGCCTCGCGACTGATCGCCGACGGGGGAGCGAACGTGCTGTTCTTCGTTTCCCTGTTCGTGGATGGGGTGCTGGCCGGTGTCGTCTACGCCCCGATCGCCCTCGCCTTCGTGGTCGTGTACAAGGCGTCCCGCATGATCAATTTCGCGCTGGGCGAGTGGGCGATGGTCGCCTCGCGGCTGGTGGCCACAGGGCTGCACGCGCTGGGGCTCGGCCTGGCCGGAGCCCTCGGCTCCGCGTGCGCCGGCATGGTGGCGCTGGCCTTCGCCTTCAACCGATTGATCCTGCGCCGGCTCGGCGGTCGCCCGCTGATCTCCCTGATCATGGTCACGCTCGGGCTCGGCGCCTTGATGCGCGGTGCGGCTGCCCTCGTGTTCGCGGACATCCCCGCCGCGATCCCGCTTCCGATCCCCCAGGAGCCGCGGGTCGTGCACGGCGTGCCGGTGGCGGTCGGCAAGGTCGTCGGGGCGGGGGTCGCTCTGGTCTGCGTCGCCGCCGTGAGCTGGTTCTTCAGCCGGAGCAGGACCGGGGTCGCGCTGCGAGCCATCGCGGACGACCAGCCGGCCGCCATGGCGGTCGGCATCGATCTCAACCGTCACTTCGCCCTGACGTGGGCCATGGTGGGCGTTCTCTCGGTCTGCGCGGGCACGCTGTGGACGGTCGTGTCCGGCGGCGGCTTCGGCATGGCGCTCGTCGGGCTCAAGGTGTTCCCGATCGTCATCATCGGCGGGCTCGACAGCATTCCCGGCACCCTCGCCGGCGCCGTCGTCGTCGGCGTGCTGGAG includes the following:
- a CDS encoding DinB family protein, with translation MGARAEQLAKKFDESCAEFNKVVEGLSDADWKKETSAEKWPVGVVAHHLAEGHANVGGLVHLVAKAQPLPGLTWEMIHANNAKHAKEQAGVTKAAALALLKANGEKTSALVRGLSDAELDRSASVLAGMPAMTAAQAIEGILINHVHEHLGSIRATIGAK
- a CDS encoding 5-methyltetrahydropteroyltriglutamate--homocysteine S-methyltransferase, giving the protein MADSRSPFRADHVGSLLRPPALKALRLERESGKVSAAELSKAEDAAIRDGVKLQQDVGLQGITDGEMRRKSWHMDFLLQLSGLSSEGELLPVTFHGREGDRFFTRPDLRIASRVTRPTPIFVEAFKFLKSATTRTPKLTIPSPCMLYTQVGRANIDPAVYPDLDVFVEDLAAAYRAEIADLYAAGCRYLQLDDVSLAYLCDDEMRARGRAQGEDPDAQLALSVELIRATLRDRPKDLTVCTHLCRGNFRSAWRAQGGYAGIAETIFNQLPYDGFFLEFDDARSGDFSPLRHVPKHVRVVLGLVTSKVGALEKKDDLKRRLDEASKYIALEQLCVSPQCGFSSTVEGNDVAVEDERAKLSLCVELAREVWGSL
- a CDS encoding alpha/beta fold hydrolase, translating into MTGPRDHSKTVGGLTFHYVTWGPESAPPLVLLHGLTSHARSWDALGRELSANRRVIALDQRGHGDSDRAPDGDYRVATMAGDVAGLVDAIGLERFELLGLSMGGRVGIAYAGGHAARIERLCIVDIGPEIHLPGMERIRQMMAASPERIGSEEEAIEYVRRANPRAPEAGLRERVRHGMRLHPDGGLEWKYDKALRDMMRQGGRRETLDLWEPLRRITAPTLLVRGADSDVLSADVAKRMLDALPDGRLVEIPGAGHPVPLDQPEAFACAIRAFLEV
- a CDS encoding SDR family oxidoreductase translates to MTSSNRVAIVTGAGTGIGKHSALALLKEGYAVTLAGRRKDLLEATAAEGKSTGSRALVVPTDVSDPASVRALFARTKEAFGRLDLLFNNAGIGAPPVPLEDLPYEQWKAVVDINLTGAFLCTQEAFKMMKSQQPRGGRIINNGSISAHAPRPNSAAYTSTKHAMTGLTKSTSLDGRKYDIACGQIDIGNAATEMTARMSKGVAQANGSIEVEPTMDVQNVARSVVYMASLPLDANIQFLTVMATKMPFVGRG
- a CDS encoding class II aldolase/adducin family protein, yielding MADPALDIPSLRDKVSPEEWAVRVDLAACYRLVARYGWEDLVFTHITARVPATQDQFLINPYGVFFDEMTASSLVKIDQQGQKLQDSPFSVNPAGFVIHSAIHAARHDAKFVLHTHTLNGVAVSTQRAGLLPISQHSISVLASLGYHDFEGPALRDDEKPRLVADLGDKTSLILRNHGLLTVGETAAEAFVSMYYLETSCAIQVRAQSGGGELIPVPKEIIESAYGQVMAGARPGQGRGALVWPGLLRRLDRLDPSYRT
- a CDS encoding DUF1932 domain-containing protein, whose amino-acid sequence is MTSHTIGVLHPGEMGVTVGASARAGGSRVLWASEGRSAQTRERAAAAGLDDAKTLASLCAACGVILSVCPPHSALDLARVVAAQGFSGVYVDGNAVSPGTARDIGRIIERGGATFVDGGIIDPPARARGTTRLYLSGEQAGRIARLFAQGPLEAIALHGGPGAASALKMAYAAYTKGTAALLVSIRALAIRAGVDQALLDEWARSQPELGARSERAAGETARKAWRFTGEMAEIAATFDDAGLPDGFFRAAAEIYESLAGYKDAPSRPSVAEVAKALAGRPRD
- a CDS encoding branched-chain amino acid ABC transporter permease, with product MLFFVSLFVDGVLAGVVYAPIALAFVVVYKASRMINFALGEWAMVASRLVATGLHALGLGLAGALGSACAGMVALAFAFNRLILRRLGGRPLISLIMVTLGLGALMRGAAALVFADIPAAIPLPIPQEPRVVHGVPVAVGKVVGAGVALVCVAAVSWFFSRSRTGVALRAIADDQPAAMAVGIDLNRHFALTWAMVGVLSVCAGTLWTVVSGGGFGMALVGLKVFPIVIIGGLDSIPGTLAGAVVVGVLESLAAGYVDPLLGGGFSNVASYLVLIAMLFVRPYGMFGRPDVERV